The Vicinamibacterales bacterium genome includes a region encoding these proteins:
- a CDS encoding DUF2934 domain-containing protein: MAKSSNGSSTNGEPKARRAPERRRSTKPTAKAASQAPDMARSQEPSGQPIESPARSLEGVGHTPAPEEVRRRAYDIYVRRGQGDGRDLDDWYEAERQLMERRHH; encoded by the coding sequence ATGGCGAAGAGCAGCAACGGGAGCAGCACCAACGGAGAACCCAAGGCCCGCCGTGCGCCGGAACGACGGCGAAGCACCAAACCCACCGCGAAGGCGGCCTCCCAGGCGCCCGACATGGCGCGATCGCAGGAACCGAGTGGCCAGCCGATCGAAAGCCCGGCGAGATCCCTGGAAGGTGTCGGGCACACGCCTGCTCCGGAAGAGGTTCGCCGGCGAGCGTACGACATCTACGTCCGGCGCGGACAGGGAGACGGGCGGGACCTGGACGATTGGTACGAAGCCGAACGCCAGCTGATGGAACGCCGACACCACTAA
- a CDS encoding nuclear transport factor 2 family protein has protein sequence MSSKAIDSKAGTVGANSNASSAGSLSGRMASGGTASPLSPMETPDRQEIRLLFDDYLRMYAGRDDRLTTYFSQDFSGFTGGGDFLVKDREQWVAITRQDFAQVKDPLRIELKDVAIQVLADTLGVATGFFAIHLPIEDHILSRETARLVLIFRKEEGGWKISHSSISIPYHLVREGEVYPLKELVDRNRFLEEVVADRTTKLSEANDQLRRTNDDLTREIAERQQTAEALQRSEERYRSVVNASPDDITITDAEGRILMASPTAYGMFGGDPTDEFRGRPLTDFIVPADRQRALGQVAQKRQGVVTGPSEYRGLRLDGSTFDIEVNSEFIGDAAGSPTGMVVIVRDITGRKQAEAEKEHLQAINRQLQKADSLGRLAGAIAHHFNNQLGAVIGNLDLAIRDLDDGANPRAELAEALTASHKAAEMSGLMLTYLGQSFDKREALDLSETCRRSLPILRAAMPAGVALESDLPMPGPVVVGNANQVQRMLTNLAANAWEAIGASPGAIRLSVKTVSAEVIPPTHRVPPDWQPQDNAYACIEVTDTGCGIEDKDIETLFDPFFSSKFTGRGMGLAVVLGIARTYGGVVIVESEPGRGSTFRVCLPASI, from the coding sequence ATGAGCAGCAAAGCCATCGACAGTAAGGCCGGAACCGTCGGCGCCAACTCAAATGCCTCGTCGGCCGGGAGCTTGTCTGGCAGAATGGCGTCCGGAGGTACGGCGTCCCCGCTCTCGCCAATGGAAACACCCGACCGCCAGGAAATCCGGCTACTGTTCGACGACTACCTGCGGATGTACGCCGGGCGCGACGATCGCCTCACGACCTACTTCAGCCAGGATTTCTCCGGCTTCACGGGTGGAGGGGATTTCCTGGTCAAGGACAGGGAACAGTGGGTTGCGATCACTCGGCAGGACTTCGCCCAGGTCAAGGATCCACTCCGGATTGAACTCAAGGACGTGGCCATCCAGGTGCTGGCCGACACCCTCGGTGTCGCGACCGGCTTCTTCGCGATCCACCTGCCGATCGAAGACCACATCCTGTCGCGAGAGACCGCGCGCCTCGTGCTGATCTTCCGCAAGGAGGAAGGCGGATGGAAGATCTCGCACAGCAGCATCTCGATTCCGTACCACCTGGTTCGCGAGGGCGAAGTCTATCCGCTGAAGGAGCTGGTGGATCGCAATCGGTTCCTGGAGGAAGTGGTTGCGGACCGGACGACGAAGCTGTCCGAGGCCAACGATCAACTGCGCCGGACGAATGACGATCTGACGAGAGAGATTGCGGAGCGCCAGCAGACGGCCGAGGCACTGCAGAGAAGCGAGGAACGGTACCGCTCCGTCGTCAACGCCTCCCCCGACGACATCACGATTACGGATGCCGAGGGCCGCATCCTCATGGCGTCGCCCACGGCATATGGGATGTTCGGCGGTGACCCGACCGACGAGTTCCGCGGGCGTCCGCTCACCGACTTCATCGTCCCCGCAGATCGACAGCGCGCACTGGGCCAGGTCGCGCAGAAGCGCCAGGGCGTCGTCACCGGCCCGAGCGAATACCGCGGCCTGCGCCTCGACGGAAGCACCTTCGATATCGAGGTGAACAGCGAGTTCATCGGTGACGCTGCCGGATCGCCCACGGGCATGGTCGTGATTGTCCGAGACATCACGGGGCGCAAGCAGGCGGAAGCGGAAAAGGAACACCTGCAGGCGATCAACCGACAACTCCAGAAGGCGGACAGCCTTGGCCGCCTCGCCGGGGCCATCGCTCACCACTTCAACAACCAACTCGGAGCCGTGATCGGGAACCTGGACCTGGCCATCAGGGACCTCGATGACGGAGCGAACCCGCGCGCGGAGCTCGCAGAAGCGTTGACGGCATCCCACAAGGCCGCGGAGATGAGCGGCCTGATGCTGACCTACCTGGGTCAGTCATTCGACAAACGTGAAGCGCTCGACCTGTCCGAGACCTGCCGCCGGAGCCTGCCCATTCTTCGAGCGGCCATGCCGGCAGGAGTGGCGCTCGAATCCGACCTGCCCATGCCGGGCCCGGTCGTCGTCGGGAACGCGAACCAGGTGCAGCGGATGCTGACCAACCTGGCCGCCAACGCATGGGAAGCCATCGGTGCGAGCCCGGGCGCGATCCGCCTGAGCGTGAAGACGGTGTCCGCCGAGGTCATCCCACCCACCCATCGTGTTCCGCCGGACTGGCAGCCGCAGGACAACGCGTATGCGTGCATCGAGGTGACGGACACGGGCTGCGGCATCGAGGACAAGGACATCGAGACGCTGTTCGATCCGTTCTTCTCCAGCAAGTTCACCGGACGAGGGATGGGCCTCGCGGTGGTCCTGGGGATTGCGCGCACCTACGGCGGTGTCGTCATCGTGGAGAGCGAACCGGGTAGGGGCAGCACGTTCCGCGTGTGCCTCCCGGCGTCGATTTAG
- a CDS encoding universal stress protein: MYRHILVAIENSDADQTIVEHVAPLAKLTGARLLLVHVADGWAARHYDELNLRESEEMQEDRAYLGRVQAQLTAEGLEVDALLAMGDPAKEICRVAEEKSVDLIAMATHGHRGVSDVIHGQTVDHVRHRVRMPVLLLRAKGSPRTV, translated from the coding sequence ATGTACCGACACATCCTCGTGGCAATCGAGAACTCGGACGCCGATCAGACAATCGTCGAGCACGTGGCGCCGCTTGCGAAACTGACCGGGGCGCGGCTGCTGCTCGTGCACGTGGCGGACGGATGGGCGGCGCGCCACTACGACGAGCTGAACTTGCGCGAATCCGAGGAGATGCAGGAGGACCGCGCGTACCTCGGGCGCGTGCAGGCACAGCTCACGGCCGAGGGCCTCGAGGTGGACGCGCTGCTGGCCATGGGCGATCCGGCGAAGGAGATCTGCCGCGTCGCCGAGGAGAAGAGCGTCGATTTGATTGCGATGGCGACACACGGCCACCGCGGCGTGAGCGACGTGATCCACGGGCAGACCGTAGACCACGTCCGCCATCGCGTTCGGATGCCGGTGCTACTCCTGCGGGCAAAAGGGAGTCCGCGGACCGTTTAG
- a CDS encoding efflux RND transporter periplasmic adaptor subunit has product MPKRRRVVWIGVIVVTLGIVGTFGYTVLARPATAVDPARLATVERGDLARSVVATGKVEPITKVEIKSKANGIIKELKVEVGNVVREGQILAELDRDNLAARLRESRAALTGAQANLKAAEAELAKNRIEAAGPEVLFAKRNLERADQLAREKLISPQNLDDARNALDQASNKQAAAKSQLGVSEARVAQARATVAQAQATVDRTEEELTNATIRSPINGTVLSRDIEIGSPVSSILNLGSSATLVMVLGDIGRVYVKGKVDEADIGLVRLGQPARIKVETFKDRQFEGKVTQIAPMGVEKDNVVNFEVRVSIDNGSGELRANMTANAEIVLEEHKRTLIVPERAVIYDAKRNAYAEKVAAGTKTGRERVAVTLGVSNGTRTEVVKGLAAGDRVILQ; this is encoded by the coding sequence ATGCCAAAGCGACGCAGGGTGGTGTGGATTGGCGTGATCGTGGTCACGCTCGGCATTGTCGGCACGTTCGGGTACACGGTTCTCGCCCGTCCGGCGACCGCAGTCGATCCTGCCCGTCTCGCGACCGTGGAGCGCGGCGATCTCGCGCGGTCGGTTGTCGCAACCGGCAAGGTCGAGCCGATTACCAAGGTCGAGATCAAGTCGAAGGCGAACGGCATCATCAAGGAACTGAAGGTCGAGGTCGGCAATGTCGTGCGCGAGGGGCAAATCCTGGCCGAGCTGGACCGCGACAACCTGGCCGCCCGGCTCCGCGAGTCGCGTGCCGCGCTCACCGGCGCGCAGGCCAATCTGAAGGCTGCCGAGGCGGAGCTCGCGAAGAACCGGATCGAGGCAGCCGGCCCCGAGGTGCTGTTCGCCAAACGCAACCTGGAGCGTGCCGACCAACTCGCCCGCGAGAAACTCATCTCACCGCAGAATCTGGACGATGCGAGAAACGCGCTGGACCAGGCGTCCAACAAGCAGGCGGCCGCGAAGTCGCAGCTCGGCGTGAGCGAGGCTCGCGTCGCCCAGGCGCGGGCCACCGTCGCGCAGGCGCAGGCGACGGTGGACCGGACGGAAGAGGAGTTGACCAACGCGACCATCAGGTCGCCCATCAACGGCACGGTCCTGTCGCGGGACATCGAGATCGGCAGCCCCGTGTCTTCGATCCTCAACCTCGGCTCCTCGGCCACGCTCGTGATGGTGCTGGGCGACATCGGCAGGGTGTACGTCAAGGGCAAGGTGGACGAGGCGGACATCGGCCTGGTCCGCCTCGGACAGCCGGCGCGCATCAAGGTGGAGACGTTCAAGGATCGCCAGTTCGAGGGGAAGGTCACGCAGATCGCCCCGATGGGCGTCGAGAAGGACAACGTCGTGAACTTCGAGGTGCGGGTGTCGATCGACAACGGGTCGGGCGAACTGCGCGCCAACATGACGGCGAACGCGGAGATCGTCCTCGAGGAGCACAAGCGCACGCTCATCGTGCCCGAGCGCGCCGTGATCTACGACGCCAAGCGGAATGCGTACGCCGAGAAGGTTGCCGCCGGCACGAAGACCGGTCGCGAGCGCGTGGCCGTGACGCTCGGCGTCAGCAACGGTACCAGGACCGAGGTGGTCAAGGGGCTCGCGGCCGGGGATCGCGTGATCCTGCAGTAA
- a CDS encoding ABC transporter permease has protein sequence MELLRQTWSNLAANKLRSFLTMFGIMWGVISIVLLSAVGEGFQRGNQHVLEELGRNVVIIRNGRTAMQAGGARAGRTIRLDIQDVRLLAERSRLLEDVSPELMRGAVKAKSPFNASTLQLSGIWPSFQRMRTIEVDRGRLISEMDCHEGRRVLVIGSEASRQLFAERDPVGSELSLNGIPYTVIGRIRKKDQDSNYTGADNERLFLPYEAARADFPMTTNGSTADSLSAIIAAPRAEVARQLQEWLEREGIGGFLGLEAQGPVETDIRSVLGPRHGFDPGDPEALSMWNTAIESVMFGKMIGAMHTFFVWVSLITLALGGIGVMNIMLVAVKERTREIGIRKATGATSRNVQWQFFSEGFSLTLLSGVMGYAVGYGLCALVNLAPMPERFSGMVTTWQTTVLAIGVLTLIGVAASTYPARRAAALTPIEALRYEM, from the coding sequence ATGGAACTCCTTCGTCAGACCTGGTCGAACCTGGCAGCCAACAAGCTGCGCAGCTTCCTCACGATGTTCGGGATCATGTGGGGCGTGATCTCCATCGTGCTGCTGTCGGCGGTCGGCGAAGGGTTCCAGCGCGGAAACCAGCACGTCCTCGAGGAACTCGGCAGGAACGTCGTCATCATCCGGAACGGCCGGACGGCGATGCAGGCGGGTGGCGCGCGCGCCGGCCGGACGATTCGTCTCGATATCCAGGACGTTCGCCTGCTGGCCGAACGCTCGCGGCTGCTCGAGGACGTGTCACCGGAGCTGATGCGCGGTGCGGTGAAGGCGAAGAGTCCCTTCAACGCGAGCACGCTCCAATTGAGCGGTATCTGGCCGTCGTTTCAGCGGATGCGGACGATCGAGGTGGACCGCGGGCGCCTCATCTCCGAGATGGACTGTCACGAGGGACGCCGCGTGCTGGTCATCGGGTCGGAGGCCTCCCGGCAGCTGTTCGCCGAGCGCGACCCGGTGGGCAGTGAACTCAGCCTGAACGGCATCCCGTATACCGTGATCGGGCGCATCCGGAAGAAGGACCAGGACTCGAACTACACCGGTGCCGACAACGAACGGCTCTTCCTCCCGTACGAAGCCGCGCGCGCCGACTTCCCGATGACGACGAACGGCAGCACCGCGGACTCGCTGTCGGCCATCATCGCCGCGCCGCGCGCCGAGGTGGCCAGGCAGCTGCAGGAGTGGCTCGAACGGGAGGGCATCGGCGGGTTTCTCGGCCTCGAGGCACAGGGTCCGGTCGAAACCGACATCCGGTCGGTGCTCGGGCCGCGCCACGGTTTCGATCCGGGCGACCCCGAAGCGCTCTCGATGTGGAACACCGCCATCGAGTCGGTGATGTTCGGGAAGATGATCGGGGCGATGCACACCTTCTTCGTGTGGGTCAGCCTCATCACGCTCGCGCTCGGCGGCATCGGTGTCATGAACATCATGCTGGTGGCCGTGAAGGAGCGCACGAGAGAAATCGGGATCCGAAAGGCGACAGGCGCCACCTCGCGGAATGTGCAGTGGCAGTTCTTCAGCGAGGGCTTTTCGTTGACGCTGTTGAGCGGCGTCATGGGGTACGCGGTCGGATACGGGCTGTGTGCGCTGGTCAACCTGGCGCCGATGCCCGAACGCTTCTCCGGGATGGTGACGACCTGGCAGACCACGGTCCTGGCCATCGGCGTGCTGACGCTGATTGGCGTCGCGGCGTCCACGTATCCGGCGCGGCGCGCGGCGGCGCTGACGCCGATCGAGGCGCTGCGGTACGAGATGTAG
- a CDS encoding Nramp family divalent metal transporter — protein sequence MLSNSILGTGARTTTSLARLQPWVEQRRVLTAASRLLAPVSSSLAPRPDRCENAGVASSPSPGDRPLTSHVSAGEVSLPEVHGTIAVPAGAGFWRKLLAFSGPGYLVAVGYMDPGNWATDIAGGARFGYALLCVVFASNLLAILLQALAARLGIASGRDLAQACRDHFSRRTTLLLWGLAEIAIAATDLAEVIGSAIALNLLFGLPLAVGVCLTSADVLIVLYLQHHRFRYVEGLVVLLIAGIAGAFAVELFFSKPDLVAVARGLLPTTQLFRDREMLYIAVGILGATVMPHNLYLHSSIVQTRQYGDSQESRGEAVSFASLDSTVALTSALFINGAILVVAAATFHGTGYEHVADISDAYKLLTPLLGTTVASTVFALALLFSGQNATLTGTLAGQIVMEGFLNFRMRPWLRRLITRLVAIIPALMTVILFGERASGSLLIFSQVILSLQLPFAVIPLILFVSDRRRMGKLAIGPWLKLIAWPCAALITLLNAWLLWETVRGWF from the coding sequence GTGCTCTCGAACTCCATCCTCGGAACGGGGGCGCGCACCACAACCTCGCTGGCGCGCTTGCAGCCGTGGGTCGAGCAGCGGCGCGTTCTGACTGCTGCCTCCCGCCTCCTGGCTCCTGTCTCCAGTTCCCTCGCTCCACGCCCCGATCGGTGCGAAAATGCCGGGGTGGCCTCCTCTCCCTCTCCTGGCGACCGTCCACTGACGTCGCACGTCTCAGCAGGCGAGGTCAGCCTGCCGGAAGTGCATGGCACGATCGCCGTTCCCGCTGGTGCGGGTTTCTGGCGGAAGTTGCTGGCGTTCTCGGGTCCGGGCTACCTGGTCGCCGTTGGTTACATGGACCCCGGCAACTGGGCGACCGACATCGCCGGCGGCGCCCGCTTCGGCTACGCGCTGCTCTGCGTCGTCTTCGCCTCGAACCTCCTCGCGATCCTGCTGCAGGCGCTCGCCGCCCGCCTCGGCATCGCGAGCGGCCGCGACCTCGCGCAGGCCTGCCGCGACCACTTCAGCCGCCGGACGACGCTGCTGCTGTGGGGCCTGGCCGAGATTGCGATTGCGGCGACGGACCTCGCCGAGGTCATCGGCTCGGCCATCGCGCTGAACCTGCTGTTCGGCCTCCCGCTGGCGGTCGGCGTCTGTCTCACGTCGGCCGACGTCCTGATCGTTCTCTACCTCCAGCACCATCGCTTCCGATACGTCGAGGGCCTCGTCGTGCTGCTCATCGCCGGCATCGCCGGGGCCTTCGCGGTCGAGCTGTTCTTCTCGAAGCCGGATCTCGTCGCGGTCGCCCGAGGCCTCCTGCCGACGACGCAGCTGTTTCGGGACCGGGAGATGCTCTACATTGCCGTCGGGATCCTCGGCGCGACGGTGATGCCGCACAATTTGTACCTGCACTCGTCGATCGTGCAGACGCGCCAGTATGGCGATTCGCAGGAGAGCCGGGGCGAGGCGGTCTCGTTCGCGAGCCTCGACTCGACGGTCGCGCTCACCTCGGCGCTGTTCATCAACGGCGCGATCCTCGTCGTCGCCGCCGCGACGTTCCACGGAACCGGCTACGAGCACGTAGCGGACATCTCTGACGCCTACAAGCTGCTGACGCCGCTGCTCGGCACGACGGTGGCCTCCACGGTGTTCGCGCTCGCGCTGCTGTTCTCCGGGCAGAACGCAACGCTGACCGGCACGCTGGCCGGACAGATCGTGATGGAAGGGTTTCTCAACTTCCGCATGCGGCCCTGGCTGCGGCGGCTGATCACGCGGCTGGTGGCCATCATTCCGGCGTTGATGACGGTCATCCTCTTCGGCGAGCGCGCCAGCGGGAGCCTGCTGATCTTCAGCCAGGTCATCCTCAGTCTGCAGTTGCCGTTTGCCGTGATCCCGCTGATCCTGTTCGTGAGCGACCGGCGCCGCATGGGGAAGCTGGCGATTGGCCCATGGTTGAAGCTGATTGCGTGGCCGTGCGCCGCCCTGATCACCCTGCTGAACGCCTGGCTGTTGTGGGAAACCGTGAGAGGGTGGTTCTAG